In Trichoderma asperellum chromosome 1, complete sequence, a single window of DNA contains:
- a CDS encoding uncharacterized protein (EggNog:ENOG41), whose protein sequence is MSAETENRPHSPEAAPSQAIGAKPEPARALSAASTTSQGSSTDANSRDSLGSELSSRMSNSSRMSTMSMQSISGRSSSRTRRRGFMRPQGTDFAASAKSRESVMSLGSIAHLQYYFARTGLLDGKGGQLARKKQPRATLDLAVLEGTAPMTVHTPTTAGFDVDPSFVSMGSSPDLSGQGFITDNVMESPTGLGEMDDFSDDFEEDPDILPPTVSTYNHRQKVVPKPPTVAELKAELETTLQDALKVLKEAKARKAGSFHAPSDAPQYANMPAENTQSWYELQGMNILDFVTLAIRAAKNYYTAHELPDRLDSIKSEKQIRTDLLGVMEVLKQMATRNFKDGMKDEEIDTMVAWIESVFDILKKEAAIEATEQAERQSWSWMTGDWEGRELERERQFLISMDPDDEPLPEWTPASSAAEQPTPFLEAMQNGLRLVRLHNAAVKKSRRRFGAIPTFHVDTQKPYRSADNLRYWAKAAELRFECHISIDALGIVYNNGPQVWLDFEAAILRWCAHVREEITNDRKKAFSLLDEFTFR, encoded by the exons atgTCTGCCGAAACCGAGAACCGCCCGCACTCTCCCGAAGCGGCACCGTCGCAAGCTATTGGTGCAAAGCCTGAGCCCGCCCGCGCTCTCTCGGCGGCTTCCACCACCTCCCAAGGCTCCAGCACCGATGCCAACTCCCGAGACTCGCTAGGCAGCGAGCTGTCTTCTCGCATGTCCAACTCCTCCCGCATGTCCACTATGTCAATGCAGTCCATCTCCGGGAGGTCGTCTTCCAGGACCCGGCGCCGAGGCTTCATGCGGCCTCAGGGCACCGACTTTGCGGCCAGCGCCAAGTCCCGCGAGAGCGTGATGAGCTTGGGCAGTATTGCACACCTGCAGTATTACTTTGCCCGAACTGGCCTGCTTGATGGCAAAGGCGGACAACTAGCTCGGAAGAAGCAGCCACGAGCGACTCTGGATCTGGCAGTCTTGGAGGGCACAGCGCCTATGACGGTACATACACCCACGACTGCGGGATTCGACGTGGACCCCTCTTTTGTTTCCATGGGCAGCAGCCCAGATCTCTCTGGACAGGGGTTCATCACCGACAATGTCATGGAATCTCCCACGGGACTGGGCGAGATGGACGACTTCTCCGACGACTTCGAGGAGGACCCTGACATTCTCCCGCCCACAGTCAGCACATACAACCACAGGCAAAAGGTCGTTCCTAAGCCCCCAACGGTGGCGGAGCTCAAGGCAGAGCTAGAGACCACGCTGCAAGATGCTCTCAAGGTCCTGAAGGAGGCAAAGGCCCGGAAAGCAGGGTCATTTCATGCGCCCAGCGATGCGCCTCAGTATGCCAACATGCCTGCAGAAAACACCCAGAGCTGGTACGAGCTGCAGGGTATGAACATCCTCGACTTCGTGACCTTGGCCATCCGCGCCGCCAAAAATTACTACACAGCCCACGAACTGCCTGACCGGCTGGACTCCATCAAGTCGGAAAAACAGATCCGGACAGATCTTTTGGGCGTAATGGAGGTGCTGAAACAGATGGCCACCAGAAACTTCAAGGACGGCATGAAGGACGAAGAGATTGACACCATGGTTGCTTGGATTGAGAGTGTTTTTGACATCCTCAAGAAGGAGGCCGCCATCGAAGCAACGGAACAGGCCGAGCGACAGAGCTGGTCGTGGATGACGGGCGACTGGGAAGGCAGAGAACTGGAGCGTGAACGACAATTCCTCATTTCCATGGACCCCGACGACGAGCCGCTGCCCGAGTGGACGCCGGCTTCCAGCGCCGCGGAACAACCGACACCGTTTCTAGAGGCCATGCAAAACGGACTTAGACTTGTGAGGCTGCACAACGCCGCAGTCAAGAAATCCAGGAGGCGATTCGGAGCGATCCCAACCTTCCACGTCGACACGCAGAAGCCGTACCGGAGCGCCGATAACCTCCGATACTgggccaaggctgccgagcTGCGCTTCGAGTGCCACATCTCCATCGACGCCCTGGGCATTGTGTACAACAATGGCCCCCAAGTCTGGCTAGATTTTGAAGCGGCCATCCTAAGGTGGTGTGCGCATGTGAGGGAAGAAATCACAAACGA cagaaaaaaagccTTCTCGCTCCTTGACGAATTCACGTTTCGATAA
- a CDS encoding uncharacterized protein (EggNog:ENOG41), with amino-acid sequence MPQQPVRIIGAGIGGLTLGRCLLKHGVPAVLYERMPSTPRHSYGVTLHASSYMPLLDILGLDELTFRRRTAVDGSLGGNGNIESTSMVYPGNLISTSFRAHREKLEKLLSEGLDVQWEHSLEKVEETPSGVALYLRNGQKVESSCVVGADGPHSNIRKSLSPNTPFGILPYVAFNGKRWVKRAVFDSIYAPAFKESNVIEMKIYDLVLNISVNEQQADVVSVSWIFSRPARGSTDPLHKPNRPVSGATDIPEEFFDEVAALSGLSQPFKEVLMQKN; translated from the coding sequence ATGCCACAGCAACCAGTGCGCATCATTGGAGCGGGAATCGGAGGCCTAACGCTCGGGCGCTGTCTTCTCAAGCACGGGGTTCCAGCGGTACTTTATGAGCGAATGCCTTCAACCCCCCGCCATAGTTATGGCGTCACGCTTCACGCGTCGTCGTATATGCCACTTCTGGATATCCTGGGCCTGGATGAACTCACCTTCAGGCGTCGTACAGCCGTAGATGGATCGCTGGGTGGTAATGGGAACATTGAATCGACATCCATGGTCTATCCTGGGAATCTAATTTCCACCTCGTTTCGCGCCCATCGCGAAAAGCTGGAGAAATTGCTTAGCGAGGGCCTCGATGTCCAATGGGAGCACTCCCTAGAAAAGGTGGAAGAAACACCGTCGGGAGTGGCCTTATACTTACGAAATGGACAAAAGGTTGAGAGCTCGTGTGTTGTTGGAGCTGACGGACCGCACTCAAATATTCGAAAATCCCTCTCTCCTAACACGCCATTCGGTATTCTCCCATATGTCGCCTTCAATGGCAAACGATGGGTAAAGCGTGCTGTATTCGACAGCATCTACGCCCCAGCATTCAAGGAGTCAAATGTTATCGAGATGAAAATATACGACCTTGTCTTGAATATATCGGTTAATGAGCAACAGGCAGATGTGGTGAGCGTGAGCTGGATCTTCTCGCGTCCAGCCAGAGGCTCTACCGATCCTCTTCACAAGCCCAACCGCCCAGTGTCAGGAGCAACAGATATCCCAGAGGAGTTTTTTGACGAAGTAGCGGCCCTTAGTGGGCTGAGCCAGCCATTTAAAGAAGTTTTGATGCAGAAAAActga
- a CDS encoding uncharacterized protein (EggNog:ENOG41): protein MRVLGWIFYTARPLTVIELQNALAVEHGDTCLDDDGIPNRDLLVSVCAGIVMINDNSDTISFVHYTVQEYFKRSGQCLLDHANRDIAATCLTYLHFDNFGCYNIKVTSRDTFLTLLQNNPLLGYAAQHWGNHLSQSSDEETNEQAIELLKDRDKVHLIAWLKEYADNLVKGTYFRPRTQVTGLTLASSFGLTVVASSLINSGSSLHEKDSNGQTALHHAVQNGHTDTAALLLDMGAEVNPRDLTGSSPLHQASAKADKNTAKLLILKGADVNAVDGYNATPLYRAAEAGDEAVTKLLLDANADLNVKNSYLQTALHRAADIGHLAIVDLLLKHGADVKVKDHYGYTPFYRATDQGHEDVARLLRAHMRRS from the coding sequence ATGAGAGTGCTCGGCTGGATTTTTTATACCGCCAGACCTCTAACTGTCATTGAGTTACAAAATGCTCTTGCGGTCGAGCATGGCGACACTTGcctggatgatgatggcatccCAAATCGTGATTTGCTCGTGTCAGTATGTGCTGGCATTGTGATGATCAATGATAATAGCGACACTATTAGCTTTGTCCACTATACAGTGCAAGAATACTTTAAACGTAGCGGCCAATGTCTTCTAGACCATGCGAATAGAGATATCGCCGCTACTTGCCTGACGTATCTACATTTCGATAACTTCGGCTGCTACAACATAAAAGTGACGAGCCGAGATACCTTTTTAACGCTGTTACAAAACAATCCGCTCCTAGGCTACGCAGCACAACATTGGGGAAATCATCTGAGCCAATCTAGCGATGAAGAAACCAACGAGCAGGCGATTGAATTATTGAAGGATAGAGACAAAGTGCATCTTATTGCCTGGTTGAAAGAATATGCAGATAATCTGGTCAAAGGTACCTATTTTAGGCCGCGAACACAAGTCACCGGCTTAACActagcttcttcttttggtcTCACAGTTGTGGCATCTAGTTTGATCAATTCAGGTTCATCTTTGCATGAAAAAGACTCAAACGGCCAAACTGCTCTGCATCACGCCGTACAAAATGGGCATACAGATACGGCAGCGTTGTTGTTAGATATGGGCGCTGAGGTAAATCCGAGAGATCTCACCGGCTCATCACCTCTCCATCAAGCGTCTGCCAAAGCTGACAAAAACACTGCCAAGTTGCTCATACTGAAGGGTGCCGATGTTAATGCGGTGGATGGCTATAATGCAACGCCCTTATACAGGGCTGCAGAAGCGGGAGACGAAGCAGTCACCAAGCTCTTACTCGATGCAAATGCCGATTTAAACGTCAAGAACAGTTACCTCCAAACGGCTTTGCACCGAGCAGCTGATATAGGGCATCTCGCTATAGTGGACTTACTGCTTAAGCATGGCGCAGATGTCAAAGTGAAAGATCACTACGGATATACTCCATTCTACCGCGCTACCGATCAAGGACATGAAGATGTCGCAAGACTATTACGAGCTCACATGCGACGAAGTTGA
- a CDS encoding uncharacterized protein (EggNog:ENOG41~TransMembrane:6 (i104-124o136-155i167-184o190-208i224-241o247-266i)), which produces MAETEAKTVTSPQDTSREGSICAGQQTPQTSEKSEIEHGFIDHFNQDVRTSLFVELQLLLITVCTGIQDATTFPDYHCFASNQTGNTIFLCLAVVIPKLNGDMFYTANIGTGLGVFLFAGWLTGQLGHVVGPRKRWWLILCNLVQTCLIFGATAVQYRYGVHDHGPTAIAVVALLAFAAGSQVVQSRSLAATEISTAMATAAWVDLMIDRKLFVLDNRPRTRRVSFLIALVAGGFIGALIYRTAGSAVALAVSGGGKGLATLLYAFSGAEKKKINTSMV; this is translated from the exons ATGGCTGAAACAGAGGCCAAGACAGTTACCAGCCCTCAAGACACTAGTCGAGAAGGGTCAATCTGTGCTGGACAACAGACTCCACAAACTTCCGAAAAATCTGAAATTGAGCATGGATTTATCGACCACTTCAACCAGGACGTTCGCACGTCACTATTCGTTGAGCTCCAACTCTTATTAATAACGGTTTGCACAGGCATTCAAG ATGCAACAACGTTCCCAGACTATCACTGTTTTGCCTCGAACCAAACAGGCAATACCATTTTTCTATGTCTGGCCGTGGTTATACCAAAACTAAACGGCGACATGTTCTATACTGCCAACATTGGCACGGGACTCGGTGTTTTCCTTTTCGCAGGGTGGTTAACAGGCCAACTGGGTCATGTCGTCGGCCCTCGGAAGCGATGGTGGCTTATTCTGTGCAATCTAGTACAAACTTGTCTCATCTTTGGTGCCACCGCCGTTCAATACCGGTATGGAGTTCATGACCACGGCCCAACAGCCATTGCTGTTGTGGCCTTGTTGGCGTTTGCCGCCGGTAGCCAGGTGGTGCAATCTCGAAGTCTGGCGGCAACTGAAATCAGCACTGCCATGGCAACTGCAGCGTGGGTAGATCTTATGATTGACCGAAAGCTCTTTGTTTTGGATAATCGTCCTCGAACGAGACGCGTCTCGTTTCTTATAGCACTTGTCGCTGGGGGTTTCATCGGTGCCCTCATTTACCGAACTGCTGGATCAGCAGTTGCTCTCGCAGtttctggcggcggcaaaggTCTTGCTACATTGTTATACGCTTTTTCAGGggctgagaagaaaaaaatcaataCATCCATGGTTTAA
- a CDS encoding uncharacterized protein (SECRETED:SignalP(1-23)~EggNog:ENOG41) — protein MLFSRDLIPTVLAMALSVTRAEAAIAIGIAAGFNVMWIEGGDPCRWDRINDNGQNPCNVPLANPLDNGFKYRLQGCGGPSLWLTNEDGSFNSNCRLAEANLSCNVHRSYICG, from the exons ATGCTCTTTTCACGAGATCTTATCCCCACTGtcttggccatggccttgTCGGTGACGCGTGCTGAGGCCGCCATTGCGATTGGAATCGCCGCGGGTTTCAACG TGATGTGGATTGAGGGTGGCGACCCTTGCCGCTGGGACAGGATCAACGACAACGGCCAGAACCCGTGCAACGTCCCCCTTGCCAACCCGCTTGATAATGGATTCAAGTACCGGCTTCAAGGCTGTGGTGGTCCGTCGCTGTGGCTAACTAATGAAGACGGCTCCTTTAACAGCAATTGCCGCCTGGCCGAGGCTAACCTCTCTTGCAATGTACACCGAAGCTACATTTGCGGTTAG
- a CDS encoding uncharacterized protein (EggNog:ENOG41): protein MEFQRSYIIEALRKQSRGGDLGIAFVYFSYKDIETQTPVNVMASILQQLVSDKPSHLPDLKKLHAQHTRQNTRPSVTDIVLLLQDAVLSFSRVFIIIDALDECTDADDARFILLTELKKLQHRMCLLVMSRLIPDLEQLLEGATRLNVEASLIDIKNYLQQRLESTRSMQRHLGEEPRLRDRIISVIVQKIKGM, encoded by the coding sequence ATGGAATTCCAAAGGTCTTATATAATTGAAGCACTGCGAAAACAGAGTCGTGGCGGCGATCTTGGTATTGCTTTCGTCTATTTCAGTTACAAAGATATCGAGACTCAGACCCCAGTCAATGTGATGGCCAGcattcttcagcagctggttTCCGACAAACCAAGCCATCTCCCAGACCTGAAGAAGTTACATGCTCAACACACCAGACAAAACACGCGACCATCCGTTACCGACATAGTCttgcttcttcaagatgctGTTCTTAGCTTTTCCAGGGTTTTTATCATTATTGACGCATTGGATGAGTGTACAGACGCTGACGACGCCCGATTTATACTTTTGACAGAGTTGAAGAAATTACAGCATCGAATGTGTTTACTTGTCATGTCTAGGCTGATTCCTGATCTAGAACAGCTCTTGGAGGGCGCTACCCGTCTCAATGTAGAAGCCAGCCTCATCGACATCAAGAACTATCTCCAGCAGCGGCTTGAAAGCACACGAAGCATGCAAAGACATCTTGGAGAGGAACCAAGACTACGGGATAGGATAATATCGGTCATCGTCCAGAAAATCAAGGGCATGTAG
- a CDS encoding uncharacterized protein (EggNog:ENOG41~SECRETED:SignalP(1-16)) — protein sequence MMFFALALPLLQLAAAAPAADVAVPNITDALEKRGDGSGVHLVNCDGFSGEGTILPKSSHVVYCPNDGNCNFQPSGDNICTMGENFWFTWEGQAQACTFSSGVRFSWFIDGDAQSQPNFQHVGDGGNQFRAYAGFKDDQHTMFSLGNGQCHSIYYFI from the exons ATGATGTTCTTCGCTCTTGCCCTacctctcctccagctcGCGGCTGCTGCCCCTGCCGCAGATGTGGCAGTGCCAAACATCACTGATGCTCTTGAGAAGCGTGGTGATGGCTCGGGCGTACACCTTGTGAACTGTGATGGTTTTTCGGGCGAGGGTACAATTTTACCCAAGAGTTCCCACGTTGTT TACTGCCCGAATGATGGCAACTGCAACTTCCAGCCCTCCGGAGACAATATATGCACTATGGGAGAGAACTTCTGGTTCACATGGGAGGGGCAAGCTCAAGCCTGTACATTTTCTTCTGGCGTTCGCTTTTCTTGGTTTATTGACGGCGACGCACAGTCGCAACCAAACTTCCAGCATGTTGG CGATGGCGGTAACCAATTCCGGGCATACGCGGGTTTCAAGGACGATCAGCACACGATGTTCTCCTTGGGAAATGGCCAATGCCATTCTATCTACTACTTTATCTAA
- a CDS encoding uncharacterized protein (CAZy:CE10~EggNog:ENOG41~MEROPS:MER0034665) — protein sequence MLAIEEIRALSKVNPEFEPIFNSGSPLLTPWGTITDIPQIRAMLQAAKDAASKTDPATLPYTLEDISIPVRDNRNVGGRVYKPRDDSSDGRPGLVVFHGGGYTVGDLDTEAWLCALFAKLGGVVVDVDYRLAPEHVFPAAIDDAFDALKWTAKNVKSLGIDPEKGFLVGGESSGGEMAVIAAHLYVNDKLSPPLTGIYAAMPGGVNHQTVPEKYKDRFISLEQNADAPILSASSVDFIWKTYQSDPLSPKAFPLAFPTHKGIPKTYFQICGLDAVRDSGLVMEQVFRDDGVPTKRDIYPGMPHAFWAMFPDLKITEKHTQDSEEGFKWLLGK from the exons ATGCTTGCCATTGAAGAGATCCGTGCCTTGAGCAAAGTGAATCCTGAGTTTGAGCCT ATCTTCAACTCAGGGTCGCCCCTGTTAACCCCCTGGGGCACAATCACCGATATCCCTCAAATCCGTGCTATGCTGCAAGCCGCAAAAGATGCAGCCTCGAAAACTGACCCGGCCACTCTTCCGTACACCCTAGAGGACATCAGCATCCCAGTGCGGGACAACCGCAACGTTGGCGGCCGCGTCTACAAGCCCAGGGATGACTCATCTGATGGACGCCCAGGGCTTGTCGTCTTCCACGGAGGAGGATACACAGTTGGGGACTTGGACACGGAGGCTTGGCTCTGTGCGTTGTTTGCAAAGCTTGGAGGGGTTGTCGTGGATGTCGATTATCGACTTGCCCCTGAACATGTGTTTCCGGCGGCAATTGACGACGCCTTTGATGCTCTCAAATGG ACTGCCAAAAACGTCAAATCCTTGGGTATTGATCCGGAGAAGGGATTTCTGGTTGGAGGCGAAAGCTCAGGGGGTGAGATGGCCGTAATCGCAGCCCACCTATATGTGAACGACAAGCTGTCTCCTCCTTTGACCGGCATCTATGCGGCGATGCCAGGCGGCGTAAACCACCAAACGGTGCCTGAAAAGTACAAGGATCGATTCATCAGCCTTGAGCAGAATGCCGATGCGCCAATCCTATCCGCTTCATCAGTGGACTTTATCTGGA AGACATATCAGTCTGATCCACTTAGCCCAAAGGCATTCCCATTGGCGTTCCCCACTCACAAGGGCATTCCCAAGACGTATTTCCAAATTTGCGGATTAGATGCTGTCCGTGACAGCGGTTTGGTTATGGAGCAAGTGTTCCGGGATGATGGGGTGCCTACCAAAAGGGACATCTACCCTGGAATGCCGCATGCGTTTTGGGCCATGTTCCCGGATTTGAAGATTACCGAGAAGCATACTCAGGATTCGGAAGAGGGATTCAAGTGGCTGTTGGGGAAATAA
- a CDS encoding uncharacterized protein (EggNog:ENOG41), whose amino-acid sequence MTTSHSAAVVASGSPDRDSNPANESSTDADVGLSPNRDLEQQPSGHDAGERDINLQKFTDQTDQTAQSPATPYAAPASEPAPAPASASAAATATLVATVASTPSHNGGPADLSTPRTNGSASIDNSNTNHHNNIDSTNKSNNGNSSICHDTIPVDAADLALSPTTSTTSSKYRSRSSTLLEPEPSHEVLVAAFRKTSPGLAARLKALGLEAAAKRAAIEKQHIDSIGRLDEEQLRQLDEKHQAGSVTAVISRRGRPWKGPGAPPPHSRSLSQSDVSMSPLADSYQLPELPDIQEPESLEDALAKSLAMDTQKYRLPDHLNGNGTKVTLDTRREHLERITRPPSPKEYPPLPSSPPAASPSQSPSNSLSYSPAYSPSPPTPPPKESPLVETAPPEIIAFNDFTPDMNSYFTPSHNRPGSIYTLSRVSFANQLAQLTTLGIPDADALSSKVSAIPTAPVASKALINAAEQIRSWISKALEVVAGLDSEDDVEWAAAGGREGLEEVENAISRFEHLINAYVNAIDELQNRPDIADASTDDLRRAVTQMEAIADEWARIKRTLQSVRNQVEIAMEWEELWNSVLGDIQTEMDELSRLVFEMEERRHKSLAVAASGDNVDIGDLETIVEDNPLSAARLQPSNRLSLALPLTPNAPGNTAMSQDDSSLLALFARMQPLRASLDFLPMRLSVFEQRAKHAFPTACEELDMRHDGLDASYKKLEKDAESLRKELGEDRWVIVFRGAGRQAQKMHESVERSLMKLREAIDSGMHLTNQPSIAKKIESYEAKKTHYGPAIGRVLAIIDKGVKDRLTVNGEILRLHAEMQTRWESLKLDMGDMDAILEDIYAERKSQQLRDSISSMLSNDRSTNGSGMETPGSSPPSSVIMPNFGRDPHTPARKQGVNQLRSPNASSSSLMSASSSRRDSSLPAPVSRMGKKTPSRLSYYPPSASASTLRPASTMGHRPRWNSSANTLDVDGSHTPHRTPAPIRSTSALTPLSTSKLPTPRSSLTRAGSESPMSESFPRSWSRTGNSRLSFRDRLTSPGPYSQSTLSKQTPSRRSNVQPTVSTLNLDTQNVRPSSSMATSRRTSLLPMPRRPDSTRGSSPLPIFSRFTSRKYSDNPPSRKILSPGGDFESTIFDGTFIRLWYQMFVKGKWNRIVRYFACLFASSVTSRLECLFI is encoded by the coding sequence ATGACCACCAGCCATTCTGCTGCCGTGGTCGCCAGTGGCAGCCCAGACCGCGACTCCAACCCAGCCAACGAGAGCTCAACAGACGCCGACGTGGGTCTGAGTCCGAACCGCGACcttgagcagcagccaagcggCCATGATGCAGGCGAGCGGGACATAAACTTGCAAAAATTCACTGATCAAACCGACCAAACCGCCCAGTCGCCCGCCACCCCTTACGCTGCTCCAGCTTCAgaaccagctccagctccagcttcggCTTCAGCTGCAGCTACCGCCACGCTTGTCGCTACGGTCGCATCCACCCCCTCACATAACGGAGGGCCTGCAGATCTGTCAACACCAAGGACGAACGGCAGCGCGAGCATCGATAACAGCAACACTAACCACCATAACAATATTGACAGCACCAACAAGagcaacaacggcaacagtAGCATCTGCCACGACACGATTCCAGTCGATGCTGCCGACCTTGCTTTAAGCCCTACCACCAGCACCACTTCCAGCAAATATCGCAGCCGAAGCAGCACTCTTCTGGAACCTGAGCCGTCGCATGAAGTCCTGGTTGCCGCATTTCGAAAGACATCGCCTGGTCTTGCTGCTCGCCTAAAGGCTCTGGGCcttgaagcagcagccaagcgaGCAGCCATCGAAAAGCAGCACATCGATTCCATCGGTCGACTTGACGAAGAACAGCTCCGCCAGCTCGACGAGAAACACCAAGCAGGATCCGTCACCGCCGTCATCTCTCGGCGCGGCCGTCCCTGGAAAGGCCCTGGCGCCCCTCCTCCGCATAGCAGATCACTTAGCCAGTCGGACGTATCCATGTCTCCTCTCGCTGATTCCTATCAGCTACCTGAACTGCCTGATATCCAGGAACCAGAATCCCTCGAAGACGCCCTTGCTAAATCTCTCGCCATGGATACGCAAAAATATCGGCTGCCCGACCACTTAAACGGTAATGGAACCAAGGTCACTCTGGATACTCGACGCGAACACCTTGAACGAATTACGCGTCCGCCTTCTCCCAAAGAATATCCGCCTTTGCCTTCCTCGCCTCCCGCCGCTTCCCCTTCACAATCGCCTTCAAATTCTCTTTCCTATTCCCCCGCATattccccctcccctccaacTCCTCCACCAAAGGAATCGCCACTTGTAGAAACAGCGCCTCCCGAAATAATCGCCTTCAATGATTTCACGCCAGACATGAACTCATACTTTACGCCGAGCCACAACCGACCTGGGTCGATATACACTCTCTCACGAGTGTCGTTTGCTAATCAGCTAGCTCAGCTAACAACGCTCGGTATTCCTGATGCCGATGCACTTTCTAGCAAGGTTTCGGCAATCCCAACGGCACCAGTGGCCTCCAAGGCTCTTATCAATGCTGCCGAACAGATTCGCAGCTGGATTTCCAAGGCCCTAGAAGTCGTTGCCGGACTGGACAGTGAAGATGACGTAGAGTGGGCGGCTGCCGGTGGCCGTGAAGgcttggaagaagttgagaaTGCCATCAGTCGTTTCGAACATCTCATCAACGCCTATGTTAACGCCATCGATGAGCTGCAAAACCGGCCTGATATTGCTGACGCGTCCACCGACGATCTTAGACGAGCCGTTACCCAGATGGAGGCGATTGCAGATGAATGGGCTCGGATAAAGCGAACTCTGCAGAGCGTGCGAAACCAAGTGGAAATTGCCATGGAGTGGGAAGAACTATGGAATAGCGTACTGGGTGATATACAGACCGAAATGGATGAACTTTCGCGGCTCGTttttgagatggaagagcGTCGACACAAGAGCCTTGCCGTGGCCGCAAGCGGTGACAATGTCGACATTGGTGATTTGGAGACTATTGTTGAAGATAACCCTCTTTCAGCCGCGCGGCTGCAGCCGTCGAATCGCCTCAGTCTTGCCTTACCGCTTACTCCCAACGCACCAGGGAATACGGCCATGTCTCAAGATGATTCTAGCCTGCTCGCTCTTTTTGCTAGGATGCAGCCTTTGAGAGCATCTCTAGATTTTCTGCCCATGCGATTGTCCGTCTTCGAACAAAGGGCGAAGCATGCATTTCCTACCGCATGTGAAGAGCTGGATATGCGACACGATGGCCTGGATGCGAGCTACAAGAAGCTCGAAAAGGACGCGGAGTCTCTTCGTAAAGAGCTCGGGGAGGATAGATGGGTTATTGTCTTCCGCGGTGCAGGACGGCAGGCGCAGAAGATGCACGAGTCTGTGGAGCGGTCTTTGATGAAGCTAAGGGAAGCTATTGATTCCGGCATGCATTTGACGAACCAACCCTCCATCGCCAAAAAGATTGAGAGCTACGAGGCCAAGAAAACGCATTATGGTCCCGCTATTGGGCGAGTGCTGGCTATTATTGACAAGGGTGTCAAAGATCGCTTGACCGTCAATGGTGAGATCTTGCGTCTTCATGCAGAAATGCAAACGCGATGGGAGTCACTGAAGCTTGATATGGGAGATATGGATGCCATTCTCGAGGATATCTacgcagagagaaagagccaGCAACTACGAgattccatctccagcatGCTCTCCAACGACAGGTCTaccaatggcagcggcatGGAAACTCCAGGAAGCTCCCCCCCTTCGTCTGTGATCATGCCAAACTTTGGCCGTGATCCGCATACGCCTGCACGGAAACAAGGTGTAAATCAACTTCGATCCCCTAACGCGAGCTCTTCTAGCCTCATGTCCGCCTCCTCTAGCCGAAGAGACTCGTCATTACCTGCTCCAGTCTCAAGGATGGGTAAGAAGACTCCATCTCGACTCTCCTACTACCCCCCTTCAGCATCTGCCTCGACCCTACGACCTGCGTCCACCATGGGGCACCGACCAAGATGGAACTCTTCTGCAAATACTTTGGATGTCGATGGTAGCCACACCCCACACAGAACGCCTGCGCCCATAAGATCGACGTCGGCTCTTACGCCGCTGTCTACCTCCAAGCTGCCGACCCCCCGGAGCTCTCTCACCCGGGCCGGCTCAGAGTCCCCTATGTCGGAGTCATTCCCCAGATCTTGGTCTAGGACGGGCAACTCTCGACTTTCATTCCGTGACCGTCTCACCTCTCCTGGACCTTATTCGCAATCTACTCTGTCCAAACAAACACCATCTCGTCGTTCCAACGTACAGCCCACCGTTTCAACCTTGAACCTGGATACCCAAAACGTCCGCCCTAGCAGCTCCATGGCTACGTCTCGTCGGACTAGCTTGCTGCCTATGCCAAGACGGCCAGATTCAACCCGTGGATCAAGCCCTCTCCCCATATTCAGCCGGTTTACTTCTCGCAAGTATAGCGACAACCCCCCGAGCCGAAAGATCTTAAGCCCAGGTGGCGATTTTGAATCAACAATATTTGATGGCACATTCATAAGATTATGGTATCAAATGTTTGTTAAAGGGAAATGGAATCGGATTGTCCGTTATTTTGCGTGTTTATTTGCTTCTTCTGTAACATCACGTTTGGAATGCTTATTCATATGA